From Paracoccus suum, the proteins below share one genomic window:
- a CDS encoding ABC transporter permease subunit, whose protein sequence is MSAKAGIAPQWQRRELLPVALASPLLLFLLAFFIWPVVQLLGLSFGESGFTLENYTRLAQVPLYRRVFANTFFISATTTVLCIFFSYPVAYLLATVSDRTRKILFVMVLLPFWTSALVRTAAWIVILQRNGILNSFLTSSGIIEQPLPFVYNLSGVLIGMTHVLMPFVVLPLYAAFRNIDNSLILAASGLGANNRALASRIVLPLTASGVIAGGTIVFMNALGYYITPALMGGPGQTMVSMLIAQNINTNLNWGIAAALSVVLLVLTLGIFVAFQRAFGMDRLFSAGGGRGASQSFGGAGGRSFGGWVAALCGVLVLLVMIAPIVIVFPMSLSSSPFLKFPPDSYSIRWFQNLLSDPKWIKSIWNSAKAASIAVPLSVVLGTAAALGVSRTRQRFRVWLDTLFVMPMVVPIILLAVGLYYVLAPFKVLGNPYTLGLAQSVLGAPYVFLTVRAALKGFDPSLELAALNLGASWLTMFRRVLLPAIAPGIIAGSIFAFIQSFDDVVLALFLTNVRSRTLPRAMYEGLAHEIDPTINAASALIILLTIVVLLINLLLSRRTTNA, encoded by the coding sequence ATGAGCGCCAAGGCCGGCATCGCGCCGCAGTGGCAAAGGCGGGAACTGTTGCCGGTGGCGCTTGCCAGCCCGTTACTGCTGTTCTTGCTCGCTTTTTTCATCTGGCCGGTCGTGCAGTTGTTGGGGCTGAGCTTCGGCGAGAGTGGCTTTACACTTGAGAACTACACCCGTCTGGCGCAGGTGCCGCTCTACCGACGTGTGTTCGCCAACACCTTCTTTATTTCGGCCACAACTACGGTTCTTTGCATTTTCTTTAGCTATCCCGTCGCCTATCTTCTTGCCACGGTCAGCGATCGCACCCGCAAGATCCTTTTCGTTATGGTGTTGCTGCCGTTCTGGACTAGCGCTCTGGTTCGCACAGCGGCATGGATCGTCATCCTGCAACGCAACGGCATCCTCAATTCCTTCCTGACATCGAGCGGGATCATCGAACAGCCCTTGCCCTTTGTCTATAATCTCTCCGGTGTGCTCATTGGTATGACGCACGTCCTGATGCCCTTCGTCGTGCTGCCGCTCTACGCCGCGTTCCGGAATATCGATAACTCGCTCATCCTCGCGGCTTCCGGGCTAGGGGCAAACAACCGAGCCCTCGCGTCACGGATCGTCCTGCCGCTAACAGCTTCCGGGGTCATCGCCGGCGGCACCATCGTCTTTATGAATGCGCTCGGCTATTATATTACGCCGGCATTGATGGGTGGACCTGGCCAGACCATGGTTTCCATGCTCATCGCGCAGAATATCAACACCAACCTGAATTGGGGAATCGCGGCGGCACTTTCGGTAGTACTTCTAGTTCTGACGCTCGGAATCTTCGTTGCGTTCCAGCGTGCCTTCGGGATGGATCGCCTTTTCTCGGCCGGGGGCGGACGCGGGGCCAGCCAGAGCTTCGGCGGCGCCGGCGGCAGGTCATTCGGGGGCTGGGTTGCCGCCTTGTGCGGCGTGCTGGTTCTGCTCGTCATGATCGCACCAATCGTGATCGTCTTTCCAATGAGCCTGAGCTCATCCCCTTTCCTGAAGTTCCCGCCAGACAGCTACAGCATCCGATGGTTTCAAAACCTGCTGTCCGATCCAAAATGGATCAAAAGCATCTGGAACTCTGCCAAGGCCGCGTCGATCGCGGTGCCCTTGTCAGTTGTCCTTGGCACTGCAGCTGCCTTGGGGGTTTCGCGGACGCGGCAGCGCTTCCGCGTGTGGCTAGACACCCTGTTCGTCATGCCGATGGTCGTGCCGATCATTCTTTTGGCGGTGGGTCTCTACTACGTGCTGGCCCCGTTCAAGGTGCTTGGCAACCCTTATACCTTGGGCTTGGCCCAGTCGGTCCTCGGGGCTCCTTACGTATTCCTGACTGTACGTGCCGCCCTCAAGGGGTTCGATCCCTCACTTGAACTGGCGGCCCTCAATCTTGGGGCAAGCTGGCTCACTATGTTCCGCAGGGTTTTGCTTCCAGCCATCGCCCCCGGGATTATCGCAGGTTCGATTTTCGCCTTCATCCAGTCTTTCGACGATGTGGTGCTTGCCTTGTTCCTGACGAATGTTCGTTCGCGAACACTGCCACGCGCGATGTATGAGGGGTTGGCCCACGAAATCGATCCCACAATCAA
- a CDS encoding M24 family metallopeptidase produces MVKLNYAFEVREYEERLARVQSALRRKGVDALLAFLPETVTWLTGFFTRGYGSFQFAIIPAEGAPSLFCRDVEEYYLDSTCVFPDRAMWNDSDDRIAVAAEMIRRRLGPKLRLAVERAAWPLSVARYEALKSVLPGTGWSDESRLVTEMRFIKSPAEIAYQRRAAKAAEAGMQAAIDSAGEGVSEREMAAEICAAMIRAGSDLPGPGVMSSGERAYHLHGGYSDRVLERGDIVQIETTPNSRNYHARFMRPIRVTQASDEDHRIVETLIRIQDQAIAAVAPGVPATLPDSIYRDGVLTAGLRETYTNKTFYSVGLLLNPNGGEPLEAEPSATWNFEPGMTFHTYVLARGFGMSETITITEDGHERLTNFPRQLFVS; encoded by the coding sequence ATGGTCAAGTTGAACTACGCCTTCGAAGTCCGCGAATATGAGGAGCGGCTCGCGCGGGTCCAGTCCGCCCTGCGCCGCAAGGGCGTTGACGCCCTGTTGGCTTTTCTGCCCGAAACCGTCACGTGGCTGACCGGTTTTTTTACTCGTGGCTACGGCAGCTTCCAATTCGCCATCATCCCCGCGGAAGGGGCGCCATCACTTTTCTGCCGGGATGTCGAGGAATACTATCTCGACTCAACTTGCGTGTTTCCAGATCGTGCGATGTGGAATGACAGCGATGATCGAATCGCCGTTGCAGCTGAAATGATCCGTAGGCGACTAGGCCCGAAATTGCGCCTGGCTGTGGAGAGGGCGGCGTGGCCTTTGTCTGTCGCAAGGTATGAGGCCCTTAAATCTGTCTTGCCCGGGACTGGGTGGAGCGACGAAAGTCGGCTCGTCACCGAGATGCGTTTCATCAAATCCCCCGCCGAAATTGCTTATCAGCGGCGCGCGGCGAAGGCTGCCGAGGCCGGAATGCAGGCTGCGATCGATAGCGCCGGCGAGGGTGTCAGCGAGCGCGAGATGGCGGCCGAGATCTGCGCCGCGATGATCCGGGCAGGAAGCGACCTTCCTGGCCCAGGAGTGATGTCTTCTGGCGAGCGCGCCTATCATCTTCACGGGGGTTATTCCGACCGGGTTCTCGAGCGCGGTGACATTGTCCAGATCGAAACTACGCCGAATAGCCGCAACTACCATGCTCGCTTCATGCGTCCGATCCGTGTCACGCAAGCCAGTGACGAAGATCATCGCATTGTGGAGACGCTTATCCGGATTCAGGATCAAGCGATTGCCGCGGTCGCTCCGGGAGTTCCAGCGACCTTGCCCGATAGCATCTATCGCGACGGGGTCCTCACAGCCGGTCTGCGGGAAACCTATACTAACAAGACGTTCTATTCAGTCGGTCTGCTGCTTAATCCTAATGGCGGCGAACCGCTAGAGGCTGAACCCAGCGCAACCTGGAATTTCGAGCCGGGGATGACCTTCCACACCTATGTCCTGGCGCGGGGCTTCGGCATGTCCGAGACGATTACCATCACAGAAGATGGCCATGAGCGGCTGACCAACTTCCCACGTCAACTGTTTGTCTCGTGA
- a CDS encoding ABC transporter substrate-binding protein, whose protein sequence is MKNLLRTIAATAVLAAMPLAASAEEMVFASWGGAYQDAIRKAWIEPFTAATGVEVIEDTEPEVARIRGMVDTGNVEWDVVTGGNATLSDGMAHGLFEKITPEMVNQEGVIREARSDYGVPSEIFSTVIGYSTEAFPNGGPKTFADFWDVEKFPGKRAMPDKPSTVLEAALLADGVAPADVYKTLDTEEGMKRALDKISALKPSISIWWNSGAQPVQAIGSGEVVMALGWNGRFQAGVDEGLPLAMSWDQSIAQVGYFMIVKGAPNKDAAVKFLNFIIDAKNQAEFSKYVAYGPVTEAALPLIDDERKARLPSTTERLANTLFLDIPWWGKNAVSAGEAYTMMMQQ, encoded by the coding sequence ATGAAGAACCTGCTTCGGACGATTGCGGCAACAGCCGTGCTTGCGGCGATGCCGCTCGCGGCATCCGCGGAGGAAATGGTGTTCGCCAGTTGGGGGGGCGCCTATCAGGACGCGATCCGCAAGGCTTGGATCGAACCGTTCACCGCGGCGACTGGCGTCGAGGTCATTGAGGACACCGAACCCGAGGTCGCGCGAATTCGGGGAATGGTCGATACCGGCAACGTCGAATGGGATGTGGTGACTGGCGGCAATGCGACCCTTTCGGACGGTATGGCGCACGGCCTGTTCGAGAAGATCACTCCAGAGATGGTCAACCAAGAGGGAGTAATCCGCGAGGCGCGCAGCGATTACGGCGTTCCGTCGGAAATCTTCTCGACGGTGATAGGCTACTCGACCGAGGCATTCCCGAATGGCGGTCCCAAGACATTTGCTGACTTCTGGGATGTCGAAAAATTCCCCGGCAAGCGAGCAATGCCGGACAAGCCCTCGACAGTTCTCGAGGCAGCGTTGCTCGCAGACGGCGTTGCGCCGGCTGATGTCTACAAGACGCTAGACACCGAAGAGGGCATGAAGCGCGCCCTCGACAAAATTTCTGCCCTGAAACCGAGCATATCGATCTGGTGGAACAGCGGCGCGCAACCCGTGCAGGCCATCGGTTCGGGCGAAGTGGTGATGGCGCTCGGATGGAATGGACGTTTCCAGGCCGGGGTCGACGAAGGGCTGCCGCTAGCGATGTCGTGGGACCAGTCGATTGCACAGGTCGGCTATTTCATGATCGTTAAGGGTGCGCCCAACAAGGACGCGGCGGTGAAGTTCCTGAACTTCATCATTGATGCTAAGAACCAAGCGGAGTTCTCGAAGTATGTTGCCTATGGCCCGGTGACCGAAGCTGCCCTGCCGCTGATCGACGACGAGCGCAAAGCCCGTTTGCCTTCGACCACTGAACGACTGGCGAACACGCTGTTCCTCGACATTCCCTGGTGGGGAAAGAACGCGGTTTCGGCCGGCGAGGCCTACACAATGATGATGCAGCAGTAA
- a CDS encoding type 1 glutamine amidotransferase: MSTNLLYLGNGRKMQSLAKLDDRFESWGMSVDRRWAYNGDFPASLDGYDGIFLSGSPHAAFDDVPFIHREHDLIREAAEKDIPMLGICFGSQILGSALCGRDQVFRRDFCEIGYKDLPVNEAARTDRIAGNLGSSVHMFVWHNDEVRAEHPDMVILASSDLCPNQIWRYRDQSIWGIQGHPEITAEQAPIWFEENRERMVQDGGDVDALKFSANEASEAKTMLTNFAALVKSA, from the coding sequence ATGTCTACCAATCTTCTCTATCTCGGCAACGGCCGAAAGATGCAGTCTCTCGCAAAGCTGGACGACCGCTTCGAAAGTTGGGGCATGAGCGTCGATCGGCGCTGGGCGTACAACGGCGATTTCCCTGCGAGCCTTGACGGCTATGACGGTATCTTCCTGTCCGGCAGCCCGCACGCCGCTTTTGACGATGTCCCCTTCATCCATCGCGAACACGACCTCATCCGTGAGGCGGCCGAGAAGGACATCCCTATGCTCGGCATTTGCTTTGGCAGTCAGATCCTCGGCTCGGCGCTCTGCGGGCGAGACCAGGTGTTTCGCCGTGATTTCTGCGAGATTGGCTACAAGGATCTTCCGGTCAACGAGGCCGCGCGAACGGACCGGATTGCGGGCAATCTGGGAAGTTCGGTGCACATGTTCGTCTGGCACAATGACGAAGTGCGGGCGGAGCATCCAGACATGGTTATCCTGGCAAGTTCCGACCTATGCCCAAACCAGATCTGGCGTTATCGCGATCAGTCGATCTGGGGCATCCAAGGGCATCCCGAAATCACAGCCGAGCAGGCCCCAATCTGGTTTGAGGAGAACCGCGAACGGATGGTGCAGGATGGCGGCGATGTGGATGCACTTAAGTTCAGCGCCAACGAGGCGTCGGAGGCCAAGACCATGCTTACCAACTTTGCGGCACTCGTGAAGTCCGCTTGA
- a CDS encoding FCD domain-containing protein, translated as MNDAKSFGSVERWDADQELHTAIAHASGNGLFERMVAECRLRTGMFGMERIPSRFESGRAEHLATLGALHERAAEAVGPLMDAHIENAKLAVVRALTGLADL; from the coding sequence ATGAACGATGCAAAAAGCTTCGGCAGTGTGGAACGCTGGGATGCCGATCAAGAGCTGCATACGGCGATCGCGCATGCATCCGGCAACGGCCTGTTTGAAAGGATGGTCGCCGAGTGCCGCCTCCGCACGGGGATGTTCGGGATGGAGCGGATTCCTTCTCGTTTCGAGTCGGGGCGCGCCGAACATCTAGCGACTCTGGGCGCTTTGCACGAGCGCGCTGCTGAAGCGGTCGGCCCCCTGATGGACGCTCACATCGAGAATGCCAAGTTAGCCGTCGTCCGTGCTTTGACGGGATTGGCTGATCTATGA
- a CDS encoding FAD/NAD(P)-binding protein, with amino-acid sequence MRIAIVGTGPTGIYTLQSLLTQGAATHVSLFEKGERVGVGIPYSRETAGPTMLANIASIEIPPVIEPFIDWLRVRSDAYLSAHALDRANLTERTFAPRVVLGDYYHDQINGLIQAFCDAGVDIEVHESCRVTDLKPAGSKIRLSTRPRTDTAPFEKVVLATGHVFEPDDDLTDNYFPNPWSGLIEVDVPAARVGIMGTSLSAIDAAMAVAVQHGKFVRDRGALTYRSDVENELMLTLMSRNGLLPEADFYCPIPYIPLEIMTPDALREAVRQENAFDAVYDLFRSEIAHADPSWAVRVGLAELTPELFERAYFHDREANDPFRWARANLEEAEANHRARLTVAWRYAILRMHEKVQAILPELSEPERERFDLTLKKVFVDNYAAVPPESIHRLLALRDAGVLSVLELGEDYGITHQGDETVILVGGRHHVFDVFIDARGQKPMETKDLPFPTLRQALLNAGYDSPDIAEDFGLLGLPPYADKVYLAASPYLLKDRPFVQGITACADIGKIVAAGCTGAAHNAFAKVGLAVGCSGDLVSWRNSVAWLPEDEIFGSAKMCVAEARTLR; translated from the coding sequence ATGCGCATCGCAATAGTTGGAACCGGGCCTACCGGGATCTATACGCTTCAGAGTTTGCTGACGCAGGGTGCGGCAACACATGTTTCTCTTTTCGAGAAAGGCGAGCGGGTAGGGGTGGGCATACCGTACTCTCGTGAGACGGCGGGCCCGACAATGTTGGCCAATATTGCCAGCATCGAAATTCCGCCCGTTATTGAGCCGTTTATCGATTGGCTCCGAGTTCGCAGCGACGCGTATCTCTCGGCCCACGCTCTTGACCGCGCGAACCTGACGGAACGGACTTTTGCCCCACGTGTAGTCCTCGGCGATTACTACCATGACCAGATAAACGGTCTCATTCAGGCGTTTTGTGACGCGGGCGTAGATATAGAAGTCCATGAATCATGCCGCGTAACAGATTTGAAGCCCGCCGGATCAAAGATAAGGTTATCCACCCGACCTCGCACCGATACGGCGCCATTCGAAAAGGTTGTCCTCGCCACCGGCCATGTTTTCGAACCGGATGATGATCTGACGGACAACTACTTTCCCAATCCGTGGTCCGGATTGATCGAAGTGGATGTTCCGGCGGCGAGGGTGGGCATCATGGGTACCTCACTCAGCGCCATCGACGCCGCAATGGCGGTAGCTGTTCAGCATGGCAAGTTTGTCCGGGACAGAGGCGCGTTGACCTATCGGTCGGACGTCGAGAACGAGCTTATGCTTACCCTCATGTCGCGGAATGGATTGCTGCCTGAGGCAGATTTTTACTGCCCCATCCCCTACATCCCGCTCGAAATCATGACCCCGGACGCACTGCGAGAGGCGGTTCGGCAGGAGAATGCTTTCGACGCCGTCTATGATCTGTTTCGGTCCGAAATTGCACATGCCGACCCGTCTTGGGCGGTGAGGGTTGGGCTCGCCGAACTTACGCCCGAACTGTTCGAGCGGGCCTATTTTCATGATCGGGAAGCCAATGATCCGTTTCGTTGGGCGCGTGCCAACCTTGAGGAAGCAGAGGCTAACCACCGCGCGCGCCTCACCGTAGCATGGCGCTACGCCATTTTGCGCATGCACGAGAAGGTCCAGGCCATCCTCCCCGAACTGAGCGAGCCAGAACGGGAGCGGTTTGATCTGACGCTCAAGAAGGTGTTCGTCGACAACTATGCAGCGGTTCCCCCAGAGTCGATTCATCGTCTGCTCGCCTTGCGAGATGCAGGGGTGTTGTCAGTTCTGGAGCTTGGGGAGGACTATGGAATAACTCACCAGGGCGATGAAACGGTAATCCTCGTTGGTGGCCGGCACCATGTATTTGACGTCTTTATTGACGCACGCGGTCAAAAGCCGATGGAGACCAAGGATTTGCCGTTTCCCACCTTGAGGCAAGCCCTGCTCAATGCCGGATACGACAGTCCCGACATTGCAGAGGACTTTGGTCTTCTGGGCCTGCCGCCCTACGCCGACAAGGTTTATCTCGCCGCGTCGCCCTACCTTTTAAAGGACCGGCCGTTTGTTCAGGGCATCACGGCTTGCGCAGATATCGGGAAGATTGTCGCAGCGGGCTGCACCGGTGCTGCTCATAACGCGTTTGCCAAGGTTGGCCTGGCCGTTGGCTGCTCGGGTGATCTTGTTAGCTGGCGAAATTCCGTTGCCTGGCTGCCAGAGGACGAGATCTTTGGTTCGGCTAAGATGTGTGTCGCAGAGGCCAGAACGCTTAGGTGA
- a CDS encoding RNA polymerase sigma factor, with product MMLSDETLALAAGRGDRAAYAALLERHYDRIFGLCWRLTGHQADAEDLAQDICASLPLKLRGWRNEARLTTWLYRVAVNAAHDRRRRAASHARAAGGWGDWERGRQADHTAAERDQDWLRGAMGCLPDDLRDTVALILGEGLSQAEAGEVLGIPEGTVAWRMSEVKKRLRAVAQEEAR from the coding sequence ATGATGTTGTCGGACGAGACACTAGCGCTTGCGGCGGGACGCGGTGACAGGGCGGCCTATGCCGCTCTGCTCGAGCGTCACTATGACCGCATCTTCGGGCTTTGCTGGCGGCTGACCGGACATCAGGCCGACGCCGAGGACCTTGCGCAGGATATTTGCGCCTCCCTGCCGCTGAAGCTGCGCGGGTGGCGGAACGAGGCCCGGCTGACCACATGGCTCTACAGGGTCGCTGTGAACGCTGCCCATGACCGCCGCCGCCGCGCGGCCTCGCATGCTCGGGCGGCGGGCGGATGGGGCGACTGGGAAAGGGGCAGGCAAGCCGACCACACGGCCGCAGAGAGAGACCAGGATTGGCTGCGCGGCGCGATGGGATGCCTTCCAGACGACTTGCGGGACACGGTGGCCCTGATCCTTGGCGAGGGATTGTCGCAGGCTGAGGCGGGCGAGGTTCTGGGAATCCCCGAGGGAACGGTCGCCTGGCGGATGTCCGAAGTGAAGAAACGGCTCCGTGCCGTCGCACAGGAGGAGGCGAGATGA
- a CDS encoding YfbK domain-containing protein — protein MTPDPKDELARLAAALRAAPQPDERAKRDAVARSMEVFDQLPKESEEQMRPSQDRPQKQAGFLTGVRQMLSHLTGKQALAFTTSAAALCLAIVINPLQQRVGHAPVGDQASRSGEAATSATPKGAEPLAPTADVAPLPAPSAAPRPSAVKPSSKAQATLSNDAAAPVPGRSAETTAEVPSGGLQQVQEPSTPIANVAPPPAPSAAVAPAASSMPHTAEAARSSDAEATASQGGTSDASAEAPAGDAISSYSEIQIVPIPIAPDTEAFANADDNPVKVTAEEPVSTFSADVDTASYAVVRDSIMAGELPPAAAVRVEEMVNYFPYNYPAPDAEDPAPFKASIAVLPTPWNPGTQLVRIGLQGRMPAIADRPPLNLVFLIDTSGSMEDSDKLPLLKQSLRMMLGQLRPEDQIAIVAYAGSAGEVLPPTFADKRNEILGALDRLEAGGSTNGAEGLELAYRTAESMAKKGEVSRILLATDGDFNVGISDPGDLEDYVARKRMDGTYLSVLGFGRGNLDDATMQALAQKGNGQAAYIDTLQEAQKVLVDQLSGALFPIADDVKLQVEWNPSRVAEYRLIGYETRALRREDFNNDKVDAGELGAGHAVTALYEVAAPGSPALLNDPLRYGTDAKPAQSGGDELGFLRMRYKLPGQSASKLLETPILADGRVDDDARFAAAMAGFGQLLKGSPYIRNWNWHDAIALAQSAKGADPFGYRNEAISLMRLAETLQAAGNSGAVGGVGSPEERK, from the coding sequence ATGACCCCCGATCCAAAGGACGAACTCGCCCGCCTCGCGGCTGCCCTGCGTGCGGCGCCTCAACCAGATGAGCGTGCGAAACGGGACGCGGTGGCGCGGTCGATGGAAGTTTTCGACCAGCTTCCCAAGGAAAGCGAAGAGCAGATGCGTCCCAGTCAGGACCGCCCCCAAAAGCAGGCGGGATTTCTGACAGGAGTACGTCAAATGTTGTCTCATCTGACTGGAAAGCAGGCCCTCGCGTTCACGACTTCGGCTGCTGCGCTCTGCCTCGCGATAGTCATCAACCCACTGCAGCAGCGGGTCGGGCATGCGCCTGTAGGCGACCAAGCGTCACGTTCCGGAGAAGCCGCGACAAGCGCAACCCCGAAGGGCGCTGAACCCTTGGCGCCCACAGCGGATGTCGCTCCGCTTCCGGCGCCCTCGGCAGCCCCCCGCCCGAGCGCAGTCAAGCCATCAAGCAAGGCACAAGCTACACTTTCGAATGACGCCGCGGCGCCAGTCCCCGGGCGGAGTGCCGAGACAACGGCCGAAGTCCCCTCGGGCGGGCTGCAGCAAGTCCAAGAGCCATCGACCCCGATCGCGAACGTCGCGCCCCCGCCGGCGCCGTCGGCCGCAGTCGCCCCAGCGGCGAGCAGCATGCCCCACACGGCAGAGGCTGCGCGTTCGAGCGACGCGGAAGCTACGGCATCGCAGGGGGGTACCAGCGATGCATCGGCCGAAGCGCCCGCAGGCGATGCCATCTCTTCCTATTCGGAAATCCAGATTGTTCCGATCCCCATCGCCCCTGACACAGAAGCCTTTGCCAACGCGGATGACAACCCGGTCAAGGTCACGGCGGAAGAGCCGGTCTCGACCTTCTCGGCCGATGTCGACACCGCGTCATACGCGGTTGTCCGCGACAGCATCATGGCGGGGGAGTTGCCGCCTGCTGCTGCGGTGCGCGTCGAAGAAATGGTGAACTACTTCCCGTACAATTATCCGGCGCCGGACGCCGAGGACCCTGCACCCTTCAAGGCATCGATCGCGGTGCTGCCGACGCCTTGGAACCCGGGCACGCAGTTGGTCCGGATCGGGCTTCAGGGCCGAATGCCGGCCATTGCAGATCGCCCCCCGCTTAATCTGGTATTTCTGATCGACACGTCGGGCTCGATGGAGGACTCCGACAAGCTGCCACTTCTCAAGCAATCTCTGCGGATGATGCTGGGGCAGCTTCGCCCCGAGGACCAGATCGCCATCGTGGCCTATGCCGGATCGGCGGGCGAGGTCCTGCCGCCCACCTTCGCCGACAAGCGCAACGAGATCTTGGGCGCGCTCGACCGGTTGGAAGCGGGCGGATCGACCAATGGCGCGGAGGGGCTAGAGCTTGCCTACCGCACCGCCGAGAGCATGGCGAAGAAGGGTGAGGTCTCGCGCATCCTCCTGGCGACGGATGGCGATTTCAACGTCGGCATCTCCGATCCGGGCGATCTGGAGGACTATGTCGCCCGCAAGCGCATGGACGGCACCTACCTCTCGGTTCTGGGTTTCGGCCGCGGCAACCTCGACGACGCGACGATGCAGGCCCTGGCGCAGAAGGGAAATGGGCAGGCGGCCTATATCGACACCCTGCAAGAGGCGCAAAAGGTGCTGGTCGACCAGCTTTCGGGGGCGCTGTTTCCCATCGCCGATGACGTGAAGCTGCAAGTCGAGTGGAACCCCTCGCGGGTCGCCGAATACCGCCTGATCGGCTATGAGACGCGGGCCCTCAGGCGCGAGGATTTCAACAACGACAAGGTCGATGCCGGGGAGCTTGGGGCCGGTCATGCCGTCACCGCACTCTACGAGGTAGCGGCGCCGGGCAGTCCCGCGCTGCTGAACGACCCGCTGCGCTACGGAACGGACGCTAAGCCTGCCCAGAGCGGCGGCGACGAGCTTGGCTTTCTGCGCATGCGCTACAAGCTACCGGGCCAAAGTGCCTCGAAGCTTCTCGAGACCCCGATATTGGCAGATGGGAGGGTGGACGACGACGCCCGGTTCGCCGCAGCGATGGCGGGTTTCGGCCAGCTGCTGAAAGGCTCACCCTACATCAGGAACTGGAACTGGCACGACGCGATCGCTCTGGCGCAGTCCGCGAAGGGCGCGGATCCTTTCGGCTATCGCAACGAGGCGATCTCGCTCATGCGGCTGGCGGAAACGCTGCAGGCAGCGGGCAACTCCGGGGCCGTGGGCGGGGTCGGCTCCCCCGAGGAGCGGAAGTAG
- a CDS encoding creatininase family protein, producing the protein MTQDIPHDVEWQNLPASEIRKIAARDGSLAILPIGSLEQHGPHLPVITDTASASAVSIAAARLVADEVPVAVLPGLWLGMSEHHLPFGGTISVDYATMHAMLDSIARSLVSGGFKRLLIVNGHGGNIDPLAVAVRELAVKHNLPMVASLPWRMAPTEIGQILETAPGAGHACEGESSVMLAIMPTKVRSENFAAAITNNPNDHALPGSATRFYSFWERRPGTGTLGDPRPATAEKGEAILAAQAKALAGLIRDPHAWSAVDQVWAPGRGLDHID; encoded by the coding sequence ATGACCCAAGACATTCCCCACGACGTCGAGTGGCAAAACCTGCCCGCCTCGGAAATTCGCAAGATTGCCGCCCGGGACGGATCGCTCGCCATTCTCCCCATCGGCTCGCTGGAACAGCACGGCCCGCATCTGCCTGTGATCACCGATACGGCGAGCGCCTCGGCCGTGTCGATCGCCGCCGCAAGGCTCGTGGCGGACGAGGTGCCGGTGGCTGTGCTGCCCGGCCTGTGGCTGGGCATGAGCGAGCATCACCTGCCCTTCGGTGGCACGATCAGCGTCGATTACGCCACCATGCACGCGATGCTAGACAGCATTGCCCGTTCGCTGGTTTCGGGCGGGTTCAAGCGTCTGCTGATCGTCAACGGCCATGGCGGCAACATTGACCCGCTCGCGGTGGCGGTGCGCGAACTGGCGGTGAAGCACAACCTTCCGATGGTCGCCTCGCTACCCTGGCGCATGGCGCCGACCGAGATCGGTCAGATCCTCGAAACCGCCCCGGGCGCGGGTCACGCATGCGAGGGCGAATCCTCGGTCATGCTGGCGATCATGCCGACCAAGGTGCGGAGCGAAAATTTCGCCGCCGCCATCACCAACAATCCCAATGATCACGCCCTGCCCGGCTCGGCCACGCGGTTCTACTCTTTCTGGGAGCGTCGCCCCGGCACCGGAACCCTAGGTGATCCCCGACCGGCCACCGCGGAAAAAGGCGAGGCCATTCTGGCCGCACAGGCCAAGGCCCTCGCCGGCCTGATCCGCGATCCCCATGCCTGGAGCGCCGTCGACCAAGTGTGGGCGCCCGGTCGCGGCCTGGACCATATCGACTGA